A window of Rosa rugosa chromosome 7, drRosRugo1.1, whole genome shotgun sequence genomic DNA:
CTTTTGTGATGGAATCATTGATGTTGAGCCAAATTGTTTATCAAATTTCTTATGTGTATCAGGTCTCCTACTACTTTAGTTTAGGTTTTGAGCTGCAAGCAGTATGAGCAAATTAGCTCTAGGAAGAATGTCTGGAGTTTCATTGAGCTGGAAACATACATGTGGAAGCTACTTGATTTTCGAGAGTGAAACTGCCCTCTGGTCTGGAGTCCTACGGCTGCTTAGCAATGTTGCTGGCAATAGTGAAGGTTTGAATTTATAGTCTCTGTATTTACTTCCTATTAAGAAATCTCGATTTTGTTCTATTCTCATCTGGCTGATTGTATAAGGAAATAGTGGTCTCAGATCCAGATCTTGTTGTGCACAATAACTCTTTCCTTTATTGGTCTTGCTGTATTAGTTCTAGACTTGAGATGTTATGACTAGTTGACTACTTTCACCTAGAGAAGGCATGTTCCCATTGTTCCATGTGCTTGGTCCTTTACTCAATTAACATCGTTGCCTCAATGTTAGATGTGAACGTATTGCTATATCACGGAAATAGGCTGAAAAGTAAAACTTACTTTCTGTAATTTGTAGGTGTGTGCAAATATGTGGTATACTATTGTCAATATTCTGATTAATTTTACCCCATTGTTGGCAGGATACCCATCTGGAGGCACCTGAAGAGTTCTCGAAGAAGGCTACACTGTTCTTTGCTCATGTTGCTGATAAGTTTTATGCCAAAGTCAATGATGATGTTTATTTAAATATTGGTCAGTATTACATGGACTCATTTTTCAATAGGATTTGTTTATGATCCAGCTCTGCTTCCTCACAATTGCTACCTCCTCCCTTTGTTTTAGCTAATATTCTATTATTTAATGTGTTTATCATGTTCTTGAGGTATGATTTCTGTAAATGTAGATTGGAAAACACCATATTCTTTGTCAATAGAAAAGATTGTGTCTAATAGTTCTTAATGAAAATTCGCTTTTACCAATGATTAATGCTAGAGATCTCTCTCATTGGCATATATTTACACTGCAGATGACTCTTTATGATTTATCTTATTtcacttcttttttgttttgcacATCTGTTCTAGGAGCTGCACTTGCAACTCATTTAGACAAGCCTTGTGTTTATATTGGGTGCATGCAGTCGGGCGAAGTTTTCTCTAAGCTGTGAGTAGTCTAGAACTTCATAAACAAGTGTTTACAATCATAATGAATTTCATGATCTTTTTATGTCTCATATAACTGCTTGCTGGTGTTTTACAGGTGGTATGAACCAGAATGGTGGAAGTTTGGTGAAAAAAAATCGTGGGTTATGATGTTTTTTATTACATTCGAATATTTTCGGTGTATATTTTGGGGTTATGATGTTCGGAGCTGATTAGTACAAGTGGTGTTTGTAGGGAGTAGAAGAGAGGATGATTGGATGTTGTGTGTTTTACTGGGTCTGATTGTTTTTTGAGATTTGTGTTTTGCAGGGAAAGTTGGTTTAAGGATTTGGAAGGTTCTACATTTGGTAAGTGATTTTCAGATCTGGGGTAGCTGGACCTCATTTGTGTCTTGCAATTTGTTAAGCTCGTAAGATCTTGGGTTTTGGAATTTCTGGGTGGATTTCCTTCTTAATTAGGTTCAGTGGGTGTGATATGATTGCTTAGTTGGTTCTTTCTGGGTTAAGATAATTGGCATAATTGGTGGTTAGTTTTGATATTGTTGAGGGATTTTTACTTGAATGTATGGTATGGTAGTTAATTTGCTCAAATAGATCAAATGTGGATTATGTTTTGGAATAGTTGTATGAGTAATTTGGAAGTTCATGACTGATTTAGTTACAACCTGATTTGCGTACTTCTGTCTGATTATGACTAGGCTTTCCAAAATGATTTTTGAGCTCTGTGTGTTATCTTTGACTAATTTTCTTTATACTACTGTGGCTTACATctctttattgtttttttgtttttttttttctgtggcTTAGTTTTCCGTATATAGCAATGATTCATCAGGTATTTAAGTCATGGAGATTCATCTATTATGCAGGTTCTTGACCGTGGTGAGAAGATTGAGTTGTTGGTGGATAAGATTGATAACGCAGGTTAGTTCAATAAGCTCCATTAGTACTCTGAATGCTGGACCCCTTCCTCCCCCATTAAAGCCTTCTCTTAAAAATAATTACCCTTGTGCCACATTTCATGTGTTTTCTAATGTTGACTGGTGCTTTAATGCTGTGCTGTAGGCTAAAGATTTCAAGCAACAAGGAACAAAAATGAGTCCGTTTCAGAATATGAAGATAAAGTTAATTGTTGCGGGGATTGTTTAGGCATGTTAGGATCAGAGAGGAAAATACTCCCTTTTTGATATCAATTTACTGAATACATTTTATATATGGTGGGATTTGAGTTATTTTGATTGTTTAGAACTTTTGTAACAATTAGACAACAAGAATAAATGAAAAGTATTGTCCAACACGTTATAGCACAATGGTAAAAGCTCAATGTGTCGTATCAAGCACATATACGTTTAATTGTTAGCCTTCACACCACATTTTTTGTCAAAAGAACTGTCGAATGTATACAAAAGTCACGACAACTACaaaataaaaactgtcgtctgaataaaACTCACACAACGGCCATAAAATAAAGCGACATCTGAAtcgcaatcacacaacagtttttaaaGTCGCACGTTGTCTGAAGAACAGTCGCAACAGCTAATGTTGTCGACAGGCTGCCGGCATGCTGTCGACATGCTGCCCCCATGCTGCTGATCCCTTCGGACGACGGTTCCCTACAATCGACCTTCATCAGACGGCACCTCGATATACGACGGTCAGCctccatatcagacgacagtttttgcccgtcgtctgtttcaatttctgtagtagtgtagggattaataaagctaaacacttcctgagttagctaggaaaaccccacgtctttagagttactcttacaactcttatagaatctcgataattccatctatcaattgcttcaacaaaaactcaccacaattcagtccctaacatttagcgattcagaaatcgaatcaaactccatatcacatagtaattcacttgaaccactatggatacctaacaaagtcactaaagtCAATATCCGAATTTGTGTTTAACtttatcacctaaaatcaatcaccaaaggcacacaaaattcaatttcattcacttgaacaaaactaaaatcacaagtcacggtcaggtcatcaacccatggtgttcaaatgaataaatttcacaTCCAGTTTTCCtagtgaatcgtaacgtatcgttccaaaatgatgcaagcaacatcaaccacgtatataagacacatctcgcgaactcaattcaaattccgaatcatcaaaactactactaattccaattctaccaacaatcctgattctgaaggaattataatactcaacgacaacccaaaacaatggtctctcatctctagccatcgagcacaaaataaaattcttgtctcgcaccttaaaccctgcttaacaacttacaagcacaaggaagaagtaaccacaataatttcttccctaacctcaaccctactaacaaactccacaaggacatctcattacaaaacaaggtatttaatccttgatacgtacatcccatccaaacatctgtacgtccaacttaagaagacaaaatttataacaattcatactcgtatccacactaggtacgtgcataggtcaacatcatgccttcaaccaacacttcaacatccaaaatgacctcacttccataaaacaaatctcaccgactcatcagagttaaatctagaggtctctattcctcgaagattacaacctgcggaaactaaacttattctaatacgaacttagaagacaactctaccgtcctacagacatacacgctgtctagaccccatacaaagacatacccaatgattataccagtaccgaagagtatatgatggggatccgctgcagacgggccatcactcggggagtactgattatcaccaaatatgtaccttacgctctgataccaaactgtcacgccccgaattttgaataatcaattcaaatccgaaacatgaataataacaaattacaactaacatcctgaatttttttctcacaaacaaccacacttcacaactctcaaatttacaataacccaaatcctcaagttatttattacagcacactcccaccaaatcaaattgtaatgctcaaatgagcttaactcgcctcactattacaattgctgtaaaactataaccattgctctaaccgcacgatcaccgtcctggttctcctgtcctgtaggattacccgctacacaatttgaatagtgtaccgggagttgcaacaacacaaaacccggtaagctttttacagccagtatgagtaaacaagaaagaactgttgatttattaaattacaattcaagtaaaattcaacagtattacgtctgcaaagagacatcaaaccactcatggaaaaccacaaggaatacattttcacaatcctcaaatcacaatacaccacactggtcctgcaaacacccaacccacataacaccactctggtccatcccaataacacgttagagctctaaccacatcgctaccagtcaccttggcctaggtgcaagtaatgcgacatacttcggttaataataaaccgtcgcgctttggacatccccgtcctcagcaccatatacttcggttaataataaaccgtcgcgctttggacatccccgtcctcagcacacaacttcggttaataataaaccgtcgcaccttggacatccccgtcctcagcacacaaacactccggttatccttaaccgtcgaacttcggacacctcatcctcagaaccctacattctctaactctatacatcctccaatgtaaatcatgaatattaacaagaactcatcaatcatgttcatcacatataattatggtaagtcacatgtcaattcataataatttaatcatcccaattccacactcttcaatgtcacaccattcacatataatcacgtaagtatatatatacgtaattatccgctcagggataatcactaataccaactatagttcacatgcaataaaaccgagaaattcatttgtatagtaaaaatcattttacttacccatggaccgtagttgatcaagtccatatgattttaaaacaaatatttattccataaatattttcacgcaattacgacaaaataaggtaattaaatttattcggttcgtaatatgaaccacgtgaggtttactcacctctaaattcccgctgcgtcttcttaacagctcaaaatacaatttcacgaatcgtccgccaaatcaaaccgtcgatcacctaatcaaacatgaccttaacttagccaataactcaaaaacataatcaaacgacaatccaacggtcggattgaaattacatgatgatccaacggtcggatcctcacggatcgccttcctaatcactgttttgcatttatacgaa
This region includes:
- the LOC133721023 gene encoding hydroxyproline O-galactosyltransferase HPGT1-like, with the translated sequence MLLAIVKDTHLEAPEEFSKKATLFFAHVADKFYAKVNDDVYLNIGAALATHLDKPCVYIGCMQSGEVFSKLWYEPEWWKFGEKKSESWFKDLEGSTFGS